A genomic segment from Deltaproteobacteria bacterium encodes:
- a CDS encoding dihydrodipicolinate synthase family protein: MTFKGVIPAVCTWFKDDGGLDFNTQFDHADFLIDAGVNGLFFQGSGGEFPYLTFSERQEHATAMVKHVNRIEGCRSCWV; encoded by the coding sequence ATGACCTTTAAAGGCGTGATTCCAGCAGTTTGTACATGGTTTAAGGACGATGGCGGGTTAGATTTTAATACTCAGTTTGATCATGCAGATTTCTTGATTGACGCTGGCGTAAATGGTTTGTTTTTTCAGGGTTCTGGCGGTGAATTTCCTTACCTCACTTTTTCTGAACGCCAGGAACACGCGACAGCAATGGTCAAACATGTAAATAGAATAGAAGGGTGCCGGTCCTGCTGGGTGTGA